Proteins from a genomic interval of Kitasatospora kifunensis:
- a CDS encoding MFS transporter, which produces MTVTEAGPRSVPPLSRNRNYHVLWGSQLLSELVSQLCLIVFPLMVRAATGSTPLMGAVAAVIAAAHMAANVPAGVLVDRFDRKRVMLVCQCVRAAAMASLAVTLFRGHFSLPHVLAVAVAEGLMGAAFDPAEHAALPQVVAESQLSTAVARNTSRRYVATLLGPAGAGFLFAVDPMVPFAVAAVLLAVSCVMLCFLRLPRAEPVREPEKAGLLADGFRWVLGHRVIRPTLIWLMCCELFISALIIIVLALSGENGLAPGKLGVMMTGFGVGGLFGAAVAGRLHAVLPAPAVIIGFSWCEAVLTLVLALVPTGLPTSVVLGGIAFLIPTAFTTVMTYQLTVAPDELRGRLSGVVGLFAGGAGAIGPLVGGLLMGGGDGRTSLLIWAGGLAVVAVGTTLSPTLRRFPTLR; this is translated from the coding sequence TCACCGAGGCGGGTCCCCGTTCCGTGCCGCCGTTGTCGCGCAACCGGAACTACCACGTGCTGTGGGGCAGTCAGCTGCTGTCCGAACTGGTCAGCCAGCTGTGCCTCATCGTGTTCCCGCTGATGGTGAGGGCGGCGACCGGCTCCACGCCCCTGATGGGAGCAGTCGCCGCCGTCATCGCGGCGGCACACATGGCGGCCAACGTCCCGGCAGGCGTACTGGTGGACCGCTTCGACCGCAAGCGGGTCATGCTGGTGTGCCAGTGCGTCCGCGCGGCGGCGATGGCGAGCCTCGCGGTCACCCTGTTCCGGGGCCACTTTTCCTTGCCGCATGTGTTGGCGGTCGCGGTGGCGGAGGGTCTGATGGGTGCGGCCTTCGACCCCGCCGAGCACGCCGCGTTGCCGCAGGTCGTGGCCGAGTCGCAGCTGTCGACGGCGGTGGCGCGCAACACGTCGCGCCGCTATGTCGCCACGCTACTGGGCCCGGCGGGTGCGGGCTTCCTGTTCGCCGTCGACCCGATGGTCCCGTTCGCGGTCGCCGCCGTCCTGCTTGCGGTGTCCTGCGTCATGCTGTGTTTCCTCCGCCTTCCCCGGGCCGAACCCGTGAGGGAGCCCGAAAAGGCGGGGCTGCTCGCCGACGGGTTCCGGTGGGTCTTGGGGCACCGGGTGATCAGGCCGACGCTCATCTGGCTGATGTGCTGCGAGTTGTTCATTTCCGCCCTGATCATCATCGTGCTGGCGCTGTCCGGCGAGAACGGCCTGGCCCCCGGCAAGCTGGGCGTGATGATGACCGGGTTCGGCGTCGGCGGTCTGTTTGGCGCCGCAGTCGCGGGCCGGCTGCACGCCGTACTGCCCGCGCCCGCGGTCATCATCGGGTTCTCCTGGTGCGAGGCGGTGTTGACGCTGGTGCTGGCGCTGGTGCCGACCGGTCTGCCGACCAGCGTCGTGCTCGGCGGGATCGCGTTTCTGATCCCCACCGCGTTCACGACGGTCATGACCTACCAGCTCACGGTCGCGCCCGACGAGCTGCGCGGCAGACTGAGTGGTGTCGTCGGGCTCTTCGCGGGCGGCGCCGGTGCGATCGGGCCGCTGGTGGGCGGGCTGCTGATGGGGGGCGGGGACGGCCGTACCAGCCTGCTGATCTGGGCCGGCGGTCTGGCCGTCGTCGCCGTGGGCACCACCCTCAGCCCCACCCTGCGCCGGTTTCCCACGCTGAGGTGA
- a CDS encoding ArnT family glycosyltransferase, producing the protein MATTTRNSSVSSQGRLAAVPELNRRPLLAVSAVVGVVLLALSGRNGYHVDELYNRMTGKHLALGYVDQPPLVSLIARAETTVFGDTLTGLRVVPALLACVVVWVTGLIARELGGGRSAQVFAAAATGASVVTLNAGHVLTTNGPDLVDWVVLSWLVIRLLRTSDTRLWLTIGAVFGVSLYAKNLIVLLLLSLLVGVLAVGPRGVLRSRHLWAGAGLATVLAVPTVLWQITHGWPAMEMSAALVTALAADARVAFIPFQVLMIGLLLAPLWIAGLVALFRRPAWRAYRSVGLAYLFMSVLLIAIEGNPEYTGGLQLVLLAAGSVVVVEWAKTTVRRSLAGTALVGNAVMSAVLMLPVLPIAWYASSPVMQQVGVFQLDQAGWPQLTEQVAAVYRALPSQDRAHAVIYANHYGLGGALDRYGPKYGLPHVYSGQNSYADFGRPADDTNVVIAVGVNRDTFAPLFANCESSGKFETSLPVADQGTGFLVCRNPRESWAQTWTELRWIGFQCPYTAEAITAKSKKGCSSM; encoded by the coding sequence ATGGCGACCACGACCAGAAATTCTTCGGTGTCCTCCCAGGGCCGCTTAGCGGCGGTTCCCGAGCTGAACCGGCGGCCGCTGCTCGCCGTCTCCGCCGTGGTGGGTGTGGTGCTGCTGGCCCTGTCGGGGCGGAACGGGTATCACGTCGACGAGCTGTACAACCGGATGACCGGGAAGCACCTGGCCTTGGGGTACGTCGACCAGCCCCCGCTGGTCTCGCTGATCGCCAGGGCGGAGACCACGGTGTTCGGCGACACCCTGACAGGGCTGCGCGTGGTGCCGGCCTTGCTGGCCTGCGTGGTGGTGTGGGTGACGGGCCTCATCGCACGCGAACTCGGCGGCGGGCGCAGCGCCCAGGTCTTCGCCGCCGCCGCGACGGGCGCGTCGGTCGTCACGCTCAACGCCGGGCACGTGCTGACCACCAACGGCCCCGACCTCGTCGACTGGGTGGTGTTGAGCTGGCTGGTGATCCGCCTGCTGCGCACCAGCGACACCCGGCTCTGGCTCACCATCGGCGCGGTCTTCGGGGTGAGCCTGTACGCCAAGAACCTCATCGTGCTGCTGCTCCTCTCCCTGCTCGTGGGCGTGCTGGCGGTGGGGCCGCGAGGGGTCCTGCGCAGTCGGCACCTGTGGGCGGGCGCCGGACTCGCCACGGTTCTCGCGGTACCGACGGTGCTGTGGCAGATCACGCACGGGTGGCCCGCGATGGAGATGAGTGCCGCATTGGTGACGGCCCTGGCGGCCGACGCCCGGGTCGCCTTCATTCCGTTCCAGGTGCTGATGATCGGCTTGCTCCTCGCTCCGTTGTGGATCGCCGGACTGGTGGCCCTGTTCCGCCGCCCGGCGTGGCGGGCGTACCGGTCGGTCGGCCTGGCCTACCTGTTCATGTCGGTGCTGCTGATCGCCATCGAGGGGAACCCCGAGTACACCGGCGGTCTCCAACTGGTGCTGCTGGCAGCGGGTTCCGTCGTTGTGGTGGAGTGGGCGAAGACCACCGTCCGCCGCTCGCTGGCCGGTACCGCCCTGGTGGGCAACGCGGTGATGTCAGCCGTGCTCATGCTGCCGGTGCTGCCGATCGCGTGGTACGCGTCGAGCCCGGTGATGCAGCAGGTGGGGGTCTTCCAGCTCGACCAGGCGGGTTGGCCCCAGCTGACCGAACAGGTCGCCGCCGTCTACCGGGCGCTGCCCTCGCAGGACCGCGCGCACGCCGTCATCTACGCCAACCACTACGGCCTGGGGGGAGCCCTGGACCGTTACGGGCCGAAGTACGGTCTCCCTCACGTCTACAGCGGGCAGAACTCCTACGCCGACTTCGGCAGGCCCGCCGACGACACGAACGTGGTCATCGCGGTGGGCGTGAACCGCGACACGTTCGCCCCCCTGTTCGCGAACTGTGAGTCCAGCGGCAAGTTCGAGACCAGCCTGCCCGTCGCCGACCAGGGAACCGGATTCCTGGTGTGCCGTAATCCCCGCGAATCGTGGGCGCAGACGTGGACCGAGCTCCGCTGGATCGGCTTCCAGTGCCCGTACACGGCCGAGGCCATCACCGCCAAGAGCAAGAAGGGCTGTTCGTCGATGTGA